Part of the Paludisphaera borealis genome, CGAACCGCGACGCGTAGGATGATCAGCGATTGCGACCGTTCCGCGCCGTCGAGGGAATCCGATGGATTCGTCGCCTGAGAAGCCTTGCCTCAATCCAATGCGTTGCATGGAGATTCGCGGAGGCAACCGCGCCGTGGAGGAGTCGTTCCAGACTCCAGGGCTCGATGCGTGGCTCTACAGCCTGCCGTTCGAGAACAGCGTGCGCGGCGGCGATCTCCATTACGTATCGGTCTGCGGCGGCGGTGTGATCACGCGTCTGGTGGTCGCCGACGTTTCGGGTCACGGCGAGCAGGTCGCCGAGTTCTCCGACGCTCTGCGGTCGATGATGTGGAAGAACATCAACACCAAGAGCCAGACCCGGCTCGTCGAGGCGCTCAACCGCCAGTTCGGCGAGACGGCCCAGTTGCTCCGGTTCGCGACGGCCGTGGTCGCTACCTATCTGGCCACCAAGCGCACCCTGACCATCTGTAACGCGGGCCATCCGCGTCCCCTATGGCATCAAGCCGCGACAGGCCCCTGGGGATTGCTCGACAAGGAGTTCGCCGGGGCCGGCAACCTACCCCTCGGGCTCGACGACGACTCGCCCTACAACCAGTTCACCGTCACCCTAGGTGCCGGCGACGTCCTGCTGTTTTACACCGATGCGCTGACCGAGGCGATGGACGCGTCGGGTCGATTGCTCGGCGAGGACGGCCTGCTCGAAATCGCTCGCGGGCTGGACCTGAGCGATCCCCACCGCATCGCCCCCGCCCTGCTCGCCGCCATCGGCCGGCATCGGTCCGGAAGGCCGGCCGACGACGACGTGACGCTGCTCACCGTGTTCCACAACGCGCGAGGGCCCCGGCGATTGTCCCTCGCCGCGAAACTGGACGTCTACGCGAAGCTCCTCGGACTCCGAAGCCCTCGAGCGCCTCGGTGATCCAAGTTGGGACCGACGAACACGCCCACGGCTCTTGACCTGATTCGCATTCGTTCGAACCGCCCCACGGAGGAATTCTCTGATGCTGACGACGCGACGCGCCCGACTGTTCTCCGCGATTCTGACGGCCTGGGTTTGGGAGATGGGGGGCGACGCCTCCGCTTTCGCCGAGGTGGGACCGGTGGCGGCGGTCGTGGAGTCGACGCTCGCGACGGACTCGGACAAGATCCGGCAGTTCGCGTTCGACGGCGACGACGGCACGTATTTCACCTCGAAAGCCGCGCCCGGGGCGGAAGATTCCTTCACTCTGGTCTTCGACGAGCCGGTGGTCGTCAAGGCGATCGCCGTCCAGACCGGCAAGCCCGACGGCGCCGATGCGCTGGCGTCGGGGACTCTTGAAACATCCGAGGACGGCACGACCTTCCACGACGCGGCGACGTTCCAGAAGGGCGCGGCGAAGGCCGAGCCGGGGC contains:
- a CDS encoding PP2C family protein-serine/threonine phosphatase, which gives rise to MDSSPEKPCLNPMRCMEIRGGNRAVEESFQTPGLDAWLYSLPFENSVRGGDLHYVSVCGGGVITRLVVADVSGHGEQVAEFSDALRSMMWKNINTKSQTRLVEALNRQFGETAQLLRFATAVVATYLATKRTLTICNAGHPRPLWHQAATGPWGLLDKEFAGAGNLPLGLDDDSPYNQFTVTLGAGDVLLFYTDALTEAMDASGRLLGEDGLLEIARGLDLSDPHRIAPALLAAIGRHRSGRPADDDVTLLTVFHNARGPRRLSLAAKLDVYAKLLGLRSPRAPR